One stretch of Pomacea canaliculata isolate SZHN2017 linkage group LG11, ASM307304v1, whole genome shotgun sequence DNA includes these proteins:
- the LOC112575879 gene encoding coiled-coil domain-containing protein 180-like isoform X3 has translation MSETKSMRVVPSGKIYRQMFDAQLQLSKSLTKVVSQDRHLPEMMRISSHNLPASAPVFRLTREDTAHGILTRRQHTWVEAFPNDPYTENPILYKQYKEFVRRQFGISENFEAGIDVRSLPDIVVPAKQGSDIIERITASRKERHETAVEDMHQELSVISTETEPQITRVSEETLQMLAEGGATTAGLLALIEKDENLLTYSLDDLISLWKEVENSTPWHRELIQQLDMKLNEIEEKRMERIRRVFQEYSETLKKISYLLTPDLERLLDRESQVINQTCLSNRRAYADLFVRLMSADLERERTQHSTWCQRVEDWQMLRTNKAVQSFRDFMQSEDIVKPPGVENVRKFMITELEILNSQRLEFISSLRDLKPPVSTKSAVYTWRQQMKKVSQELESVSQMHLTKLYEEMEKVCQSCLEKIENIKRSMLEEGIVTESKAQQVVEEQMLPLVGEQQRMFEQNLDTMEKSIAEHTKKMEDAVHSMFKYAQGVAHLWDVHEIGLAKQERALQEKLDDSRHEHDYVNQEWEANLDIVMDRMRQDASEEALRDSLSKVFDMLEKIQEFYKEFHQSQKNIVHMYPDMVQSELNNFDQAICTYFSLDRTHPDDKAKAEEELRPQTPTEPVETEVSRKFGSVTPEQTRRISRSIGKTKAVEEAPPKVTKPIAMAVAEVLSTSKGTTFYVLTVAGEHGIPEEDPQEQAAEHKEQLDSDVTESDGTFLTEMPVGSEVKDTMPEYLKAIDMSPSFLVDVKKSIRMNFLNFLETWCGEAKERALSVVVAKCEELNSELDLRLHLHQPRSRRAEYDVHNVRAAELVMHAERVTRHCKGVDQSLSELRARFVAMSLEHNKLATKFRHDIEALEVIFINATKSSRLVALQNQLAVELDKFMAVIRTSLRQFRQHLDETLQMLRDSNARFIKSFKLFSEGGNFCPEEVEEYRKRLEKMSHRVDGAEGSIMSELEGMESKRLEVASKVASEFEDRFKSHMFDLLFMEQIARWLTNTQVKIKCEVAASNAQAQNLDRHLDDLEHRIDAYEQPRFDKEQTSPSQLNDFLKSVMELFQKRCGYLNCKLEAGRPQSCVPQIASKVGFSSEGLTSGSKPGKPSSEDPSISVIKSILKTQKYKLIVGADAEAEELASTGMAATPTSGIPMDATREKNKSAHSQASTRVNEGEKPTASRRPTLPSLSSEPGRNLGLKRGSKTGKLDKSRSFLSGEDGVEENHFLGLIMSILREAMSGLTTTAELYYKQKGVRPVTRPQVLQETFEQCSEVITQKLQSYYQQADDYHNQCLQEFRQQLSKMEHLTARVPPIIIKDMLKQHVARTMSEQDALHAKFKMFLEESNTKKIKHENNLRPQMGHPHQAPELEVLCELETQRHEEHMLAIAEHIKSLKTSTESNAKMLLEGLVQLSEQQLLQYDDLLVVDEVDKGRVERKRHPTIELIRRKMTGEALEEDQEENPLPRGKGNWLGFPSNQLVLENRPNKIQLTPAINTAKITLGHSSTIKARDMAYEDYKVLFEKTLASIEEEEKKFLQDEERWAVSWTASIQHIKDLYKTP, from the exons ATGTCGGAGACTAAATCAATGCGTGTAGTCCCTAGTGGGAAAATATATCGACAGATGTTTGACGCACAG CTCCAGCTGAGCAAGAGTTTGACAAAAGTAGTGTCACAAGACAGGCATCTCCCAGAGATGATGAGAATATCATCACACAATTTACCAGCATCAGCCCCAGTGTTCCGCCTCACTCGGGAAGATACTGCCCATGGGATCCTGACAAGACGCCAGCACACCTGGGTGGAAGCATTTCCAAATGATCCATACACAGAAAACCCAATTCTTTACAA GCAATACAAAGAATTTGTACGCAGACAGTTTGGGATTTCAGAGAACTTTGAAGCTGGAATAGATGTCCGTTCTCTTCCAGATATTGTTG TCCCAGCCAAACAAGGATCAGATATAATTGAAAGAATAACCGCAAGCAGGAAAGAAAG gCATGAAACTGCAGTGGAAGATATGCACCAGGAACTGTCTGTGATTAGTAct GAAACAGAACCACAGATAACTAGAGTGAGTGAAGAGACACTGCAGATGCTGGCAGAAGGTGGTGCTACAACTGCTGGCCTGCTGGCCCTAATTGAAAAAGACGAG AACCTGTTGACCTACAGCCTGGATGATTTGATCTCACTGTGGAAGGAGGTGGAAAATTCCACTCCCTGGCACCGTGAGTTGATACAGCAGCTGGACATGAAGCTAAACGAGATTGAAGAGAAGCGCATGGAAAGG aTCCGCAGAGTGTTTCAGGAATATTCAGAGACGCTTAAGAAGATCTCCTACCTTTTGACCCCTGACCTTGAGCGACTTCTGGACAGGGAATCACAG GTCATCAATCAAACATGCCTCAGCAACAGGCGGGCATATGCAGACCTCTTTGTGCGGCTTATGTCTGCAGACTTGGAACGCGAGAGAACACAGCACTCAACATGGTGTCAACGAGTGGAGGACTGGCAGATGCTTAGAACTAACAAAGCTGTTCAGAGTTTCAG GGACTTTATGCAAAGTGAGGATATCGTGAAGCCTCCAGGTGTGGAAAATGTGCGAAAGTTCATGATTACAGAGCTGGAGATTCTGAACTCACAAAGACTAGAGTTTATCAGTTCCCTCAG AGATCTCAAACCTCCAGTCTCGACAAAGTCAGCAGTTTACACGTGGAGACAACAGATGAAAAAAGTATCACAGGAATTAG aATCTGTGAGTCAGATGCATCTGACCAAACTGTATGAGGAAATGGAAAAAGTTTGCCAGTCATGCTTGGAGAAGATTGAAAACATTAAG AGATCCATGCTGGAGGAAGGCATAGTCACAGAGAGTAAGGCTCAGCAGGTGGTTGAGGAGCAGATGCTGCCTCTTGTAGGAGAGCAGCAGAGGATGTTTGAGCAGAATCTAGACACAATGGAG AAGTCAATAGCAGAACACACAAAGAAGATGGAGGATGCCGTACACTCGATGTTCAAGTATGCTCAGGGGGTTGCCCATCTCTGGGATGTACATGAGATTGGTCTGGCAAAACAAGAGCGTGCCCTGCAGGAAAAACTTGATGACAGTCGCCACGAACATGACTATGTAAATCAG GAGTGGGAAGCCAACCTTGACATTGTGATGGACCGCATGCGACAAGATGCATCAGAAGAAGCTCTCCGGGACAGCCTTAGCAAAGTCTTTGACATGCTGGAGAAGATACAAGAGTT ttATAAAGAGTTTCATCAAAGCCAGAAGAACATTGTCCACATGTATCCAGACATGGTTCAGTCAGAACTTAACAATTTTGATCAAGCCATTTGCACCTATTTCTCTTTGGATCGTACCCACCCTGAT GACAAAGCCAAAGCAGAGGAGGAGTTGCGTCCACAGACACCAACAGAACCAGTAGAGACAGAGGTCTCCAGAAAATTTGGATCTGTAACACCAGAGCAGACTCGTAGAATATCTCGTTCAATAGGCAAGACAAAGGCAGTGGAAGAGGCT CCTCCTAAAGTCACAAAGCCTATTGCTATGGCTGTGGCTGAGGTGCTGTCCACATCGAAAGGCACCACATTCTACGTTCTGACAGTGGCCGGAGAGCATGGCATTCCTGAGGAGGACCCACAAGAACAGGCTGCAGAGCACAAGGAGCAGCTGGACTCAGATGTCACCGAATCTGATGGAACTTTCCTGACAGAAATGCCTGTCGGGTCAGAGGTGAAGGACACCATGCCAGAATATTTGAAAGCCATCGATATGTCCCCATCGTTTTTGGTAGATGTGAAGAAAAG CATCCGCATGAACTTCCTGAATTTTCTGGAGACTTGGTGTGGAGAAGCCAAGGAGAGAGCTCTTAGTGTAGTTGTAGCCAAG TGTGAAGAACTCAACAGTGAGCTGGACTTGCGCCTTCATTTGCATCAACCTCGTTCTCGTCGGGCAGAATATGATGTACACAATGTCAGAGCAG CTGAGTTGGTGATGCATGCGGAGCGAGTAACACGTCACTGTAAGGGAGTCGATCAGTCACTGAGTGAGCTACGGGCCCGCTTCGTTGCCATGTCTTTAGAACACAACAAGCTGGCCACCAAGTTTCGCCACGACATTGAGGCTCTTGAAGTTATCTTCATCAATGCCACAAAGTCTTCACG TCTGGTGGCGCTGCAAAATCAGCTGGCAGTCGAGCTCGACAAATTTATGGCTGTGATAAGAACATCTTTGCGCCAGTTCCGTCAGCATCTGGATGAGACACTGCAGATGCTGAGAGATTCCAATGCCAGATTCATTAAGTCCTTCAA ACTTTTTTCAGAGGGAGGCAACTTCTGCCCAGAAGAGGTTGAAGAGTACAGGAAGCGATTGGAGAAAATGTCCCACAGGGTTGATGGAGCAGAAGGCTCCATAATGTCAGAGCTGGAAGGCATGGAGTCCAAACGACTGGAAGTTGCTAGCAAAGTGGCCAGTGAATTTGAGGATCG GTTCAAGAGCCACATGTTTGACCTCCTTTTTATGGAGCAGATAGCCCGCTGGTTGACAAATACTCAGGTGAAGATCAAATGTGAGGTGGCTGCCAGCAACGCGCAGGCACAAAATCTGGACCGCCACCTTGATGACCTAGAGCACCGGATTGATGCATACGAACAGCCACGCTTTGACAAGGAG CAAACTTCACCATCCCAGCTAAATGACTTTCTGAAGAGTGTCATGGAGTTGTTTCAAAAGCGCTGTGGATACCTGAACTGTAAGCTAGAAGCCGGTCGTCCTCAGTCCTGCGTACCACAGATAG CCTCCAAGGTTGGCTTTTCATCTGAAGGCCTTACATCAGGCAGCAAACCTGGAAAACCATCCTCTGAGGATCCTTCAATCAGTGTCATTAAAAGCATTTTGAA GACTCAGAAGTATAAACTTATAGTCGGGGCAGATGCTGAAGCTGAAGAGCTAGCCTCCACTG GCATGGCTGCCACTCCTACTAGTGGGATTCCAATGGATGCTACTCGTGAGAAAAACAAGTCAGCTCATTCCCAAGCATCAACCCGCGTTAATGAAGGTGAAAAACCCACAGCCAGCAGGCGCCCAACCCTACCATCTCTTTCTTCTGAACCAGGGCGGAATTTAGG CCTCAAGCGAGGCAGCAAGACAGGAAAGCTGGACAAATCACGgtcattcttgtcaggagaagACGGGGTGGAAGAGAACCATTTCCTGGGCTTAATCATGAGCATACTCCGTGAAGCCATGAGTGGTCTCACCACAACAGCAGAG CTGTACTATAAACAGAAGGGTGTGCGACCAGTGACACGCCCTCAAGTGCTACAGGAGACTTTTGAGCAGTGCTCTGAAGTCATAACCCAGAAACTACAGTCTTACTACCAGCAAGCAGATGACTATCACAATCAGTGTCTGCAAG AGTTTCGCCAGCAGCTCTCAAAAATGGAACACCTTACTGCCCGTGTACCACCTATCATCATCAAGGACATGCTGAAACAACATGTAGCAAGAACCATGTCTGAGCAGGATGCCTTACACGCTAAGTTCAAGATGTTTCTAGaagaaagcaacacaaaaaag ATAAAGCATGAGAACAATCTTCGTCCCCAAATGGGCCACCCTCACCAGGCTCCTGAGCTTGAGGTGCTCTGTGAACTGGAAACACAGCGGCATGAAGAACACATGTTGGCCATTGCTGAACACATCAAGAGCTTGAAG ACGTCCACTGAATCTAATGCCAAGATGCTGTTGGAGGGCCTTGTACAGCTATCTGAACAGCAGCTGCTGCAGTACGATGATCTGTTGGTTGTTGATGAAGTGGACAAAGGCC GTGTTGAGCGAAAACGGCACCCAACTATTGAATTGATTCGGCGTAAAATGACTGGAGAGGCTCTTGAGGAAGATCAAGAAGAGAACCCCCTTCCTCGTGGAAAGGGCAACTGGCTAG GATTTCCCAGCAACCAGCTAGTGCTGGAGAACCGCCCTAACAAAATCCAGCTAACGCCTGCAATCAACACAGCAAAGATTACATTAGGCCACAGCTCAACCATCAAGGCTCGAGACATGGCCTATGAG GACTACAAAGTTTTGTTTGAGAAGACATTAGCAAGCAttgaggaagaagagaaaaagtttCTACAGGATGAGGAGCGGTGGGCTGTTAGCTGGACAGCTTCTATCCAGCACATTAAAGATCTGTATAAAACACCATAA